From Plasmodium yoelii strain 17X genome assembly, chromosome: 11, a single genomic window includes:
- a CDS encoding poly(A) polymerase PAP, putative — MHTVYKSESLIECSNFLLCSKDEIDEYLELNEIKNDNEETYINYNIECALNKHVHDKKDETKNRRNIIINDNVTENKKHEYGVSDPVSLDYPTEEDLKKGNDVVELLKSYNLFETEQALKKREKVLGMINKLFHEFVIELSINQGINEEEAKEIYGNLYTFGSYRLGVITPNSDIDCIFLAPQNITREIFFNEFYLKLQQDRNVKKLQALPETYTPIIQFMYDDVDIDLLLATLPYRTLKDCCYTLDNDYILKNLDEVTVRSLNGIRVADLILNSVPNKDNFRNTLRFIKLWAKRRGIYSNILGFLGGISWALLTAKICQIYPNYNISQLICKFFRVYSIWNWKYPVLIQNIKKYNIEGLKNFTIWDPEKNVKDKLHIMPIITPAFPCMNSTHNVTYCTRSILIEEFKRAHSIINYMDSNPDADISQVMEHVNNLMSHGNAININNVGKSGDNENVNIHNNNSSIWSCIIEPFDLFKTYKHFLHIQIMGTNELIYNLWKGWIESKIRLLFKKLETINELKIRPFPKFYTYKKDKFYYCSSFFIALIFFFKNPYDNTFNLSYAIRDFIDIVLNWPQKNKYTNSFKINISYQKVSQVLDFLSSVSNDSKENNGDN; from the coding sequence ATGCATACGGTTTACAAAAGTGAGAGTTTGATTGAGTGTAGCAATTTTTTATTGTGCAGTAAAGATGAAATTGATGAGTATTTGGagttaaatgaaataaaaaatgataatgaagaaacatatataaattataatatagaaTGTGCACTGAACAAACATGTGCATGATAAAAAGGATGAAACAAAGAACCgaagaaatataataataaatgataatgtaacagaaaataaaaaacatgaaTATGGTGTATCAGATCCTGTATCTCTAGATTATCCAACAGAagaagatttaaaaaaagggaATGATGTTgtagaattattaaaaagttataatttatttgaaacTGAACAagcattaaaaaaaagagaaaaagtATTAggtatgataaataaattatttcatGAATTTGTAATTGAGTTATCTATAAATCAAGGAATAAATGAAGAAGAAgcaaaagaaatatatggaAATTTATATACCTTTGGTTCTTATAGATTAGGAGTAATAACACCAAATAGTGATATagattgtatatttttagcACCCCAAAATATAACAagagaaatattttttaatgaattttatttaaaattacaaCAAGAtagaaatgtaaaaaaattacaagcATTACCAGAAACATATACACCTATTATTCAATTTATGTATGATGATGTAGATATAGATTTATTATTGGCAACATTACCATATAGGACCTTAAAAGATTGTTGTTATACATTAGATAATGATTATATACTAAAAAATTTAGATGAAGTAACTGTAAGATCTTTAAATGGTATACGGGTTGCTgatttaatattaaactCGGTACCAAATAAAGATAATTTTAGAAACACACTtagatttataaaattatgggCAAAAAGAAGAGGAATTTATAGTAATATATTAGGTTTTTTAGGAGGTATTTCATGGGCATTATTGACAGCTAAGATTTGTCAAATTTAtccaaattataatattagtcaattaatttgtaaattttttagAGTTTATTCTATATGGAATTGGAAATATCCTGTTCttatacaaaatattaaaaaatataatattgaaggattaaaaaattttactaTATGGGATCcagaaaaaaatgttaaagaTAAATTGCATATTATGCCAATTATTACCCCCGCTTTTCCTTGTATGAATTCAACACATAATGTTACATATTGTACTAGAAGTATTTTAATTGAAGAATTTAAACGTGCACATtctattattaattatatggaTTCAAATCCAGATGCAGATATTAGTCAAGTTATGGAACATGTGAATAATTTGATGAGTCATGGAAATgctattaatattaataatgtagGAAAATCTGgagataatgaaaatgttaatatacataataataatagcagTATATGGTCATGTATTATTGAACCttttgatttatttaaaacatataaacattttttacaCATTCAAATTATGGGTACTAATGAgcttatatataatttatggaAAGGTTGGATAGAAAGTAAAATTAGGTTACTCTTTAAAAAGTTAGAAACAATTAATGAACTAAAAATTCGACCATTCCCTAAATTTTATACTTATAAAAAagacaaattttattattgctcttctttttttattgcccttatatttttttttaaaaacccTTATGACAATACTTTTAACTTGTCATATGCAATCAGAGATTTTATAGATATTGTTCTAAACTGGccacaaaaaaacaaatatacaaattcatttaaaattaatattagcTACCAAAAAGTATCTCAGGTCTTGGACTTCTTGTCAAGTGTTTCAAATGAttcaaaagaaaataatggaGATAACTAA